One genomic region from Betaproteobacteria bacterium encodes:
- a CDS encoding response regulator — protein MNGTVMIVDDSLTVRMDLIEAFAAEGMRAIGCETAAAARETLARESVGLVILDVLLPDGNGVELAKEIRAHPAAANVPILMLSTEGEVRDRIRGLTIGIDDYVGKPYDRDYVVARARELLGRSQDLAPAANATILVIDDSATFRAELCGALEGAGYRVLSAKSGEEGLRSAAANRPTAIIVDGVLPGIDGASVVRKIRLDAALRQTPCVLLTGSSVDRSVELHALDAGADAFVRKEEDMDIVLARVAAVLRVSVNANRETASLLGPKKVLAVDDSMTYLEELTTILCGEGYDVIPARSGEEALEMLAVQPVDCILLDRLMPGMDGTETCRRIKASPATRDIPLIMLTAMEDRNAMIEGLGTGADDYVLKSSEEEVLKARVRAQLRRKQIEDESRRIRLQLLRKELEAAEARAAKELAETKAALVEELEQKNRKLEIFANEAWRAEEKFRALAEAASDAILSADQEGMIVYANPAAERLFDYTRAELLGQPLTGLMPERFRAAHAEGFRRYLSGAAARIVGKGVVELTGRRKDGGEFPIELSLGEWREETQHQFTAIIRDITVRLEMEQRIRALNEGLERRAAALAAANKELEAFSYSVSHDLRAPLRSIDGFSLALLEDCGDQLDEHGKHYLHSVRESAQHMAQLIDGLLTLSRVTRQDLRRAGVDLTALARKITERLRGAQPDRPMECVIAEGLRGEGDAQLLEVALGNLLSNAWKFTGKRERGRIEFGRQEDGNRNVFFVRDNGAGFDMNYATKLFGVFQRLHTAAEFEGTGVGLATVQRVIDRHGGHVWAEGAVGSGATFYFTLGNKEIAS, from the coding sequence ATGAACGGCACCGTCATGATTGTCGACGACAGCCTCACGGTGCGCATGGACCTGATCGAGGCCTTTGCTGCCGAGGGTATGCGTGCAATCGGTTGCGAAACCGCGGCCGCAGCGCGCGAAACGCTCGCCAGGGAATCGGTCGGATTGGTGATTCTCGATGTGCTGCTGCCGGACGGAAACGGCGTCGAACTGGCGAAGGAAATCCGCGCCCACCCCGCGGCGGCAAACGTGCCTATCCTCATGCTCTCCACGGAGGGGGAAGTTCGCGATCGCATCCGCGGCCTGACAATCGGCATCGACGACTACGTTGGAAAGCCTTACGACCGCGACTACGTCGTAGCGCGCGCCCGCGAGCTGCTGGGGCGCAGCCAGGACTTGGCACCGGCCGCGAATGCCACCATTCTGGTCATCGACGACAGTGCCACGTTTCGCGCCGAGCTCTGTGGTGCACTCGAGGGGGCGGGGTACCGCGTGCTGAGCGCCAAAAGCGGCGAGGAGGGTCTGCGCAGCGCGGCGGCGAATCGACCGACGGCGATCATCGTCGACGGTGTGTTACCGGGCATCGACGGCGCGAGCGTTGTGCGGAAGATCCGGCTCGATGCCGCCCTGCGGCAGACGCCATGCGTGCTTCTAACGGGATCCAGCGTCGATCGCAGCGTCGAGTTGCACGCGCTTGATGCCGGTGCCGATGCCTTCGTGCGCAAGGAAGAAGATATGGATATCGTGCTGGCACGAGTGGCCGCAGTGTTGCGTGTCAGCGTCAATGCGAATCGCGAAACGGCAAGCCTGCTGGGCCCGAAAAAAGTCCTCGCCGTCGACGACAGCATGACCTACCTGGAAGAACTGACGACAATCCTATGCGGCGAGGGTTATGACGTCATTCCGGCACGCTCCGGCGAGGAGGCGCTTGAAATGCTCGCGGTGCAGCCGGTCGACTGCATCCTCCTTGATCGGTTGATGCCCGGCATGGATGGCACAGAGACCTGCCGGCGTATCAAGGCGTCCCCCGCCACGCGCGATATCCCGCTGATAATGCTCACGGCGATGGAGGATCGCAATGCCATGATCGAAGGGTTGGGCACCGGCGCCGACGACTATGTACTGAAGTCCAGCGAGGAGGAGGTGCTCAAGGCGCGCGTCCGCGCGCAATTACGCCGCAAGCAGATCGAGGACGAGAGCCGTCGGATACGCTTGCAGCTGCTGCGGAAGGAGCTGGAGGCGGCAGAGGCGCGTGCGGCGAAGGAGCTGGCGGAAACAAAGGCCGCGCTGGTCGAAGAGCTGGAGCAAAAGAACCGTAAGCTCGAAATCTTCGCAAACGAAGCCTGGCGCGCCGAAGAGAAGTTTCGCGCGTTGGCGGAAGCGGCGAGCGACGCGATCCTGTCTGCCGATCAGGAGGGGATGATCGTCTACGCCAACCCCGCCGCGGAGCGCCTGTTTGACTACACGCGCGCGGAACTTCTCGGGCAGCCGCTGACGGGTCTCATGCCCGAGCGCTTCAGGGCAGCCCATGCGGAGGGGTTTCGACGTTATCTCTCGGGCGCTGCGGCGCGCATTGTCGGGAAGGGGGTCGTGGAACTCACCGGTCGACGCAAGGATGGCGGTGAATTTCCTATCGAGCTATCCCTTGGCGAATGGCGCGAGGAAACGCAGCATCAATTCACGGCAATTATTCGTGACATCACCGTTCGCCTGGAAATGGAGCAGCGCATTCGGGCGCTCAACGAGGGCCTCGAACGGCGGGCGGCGGCGCTGGCGGCCGCCAATAAGGAGCTCGAGGCTTTTTCGTACTCGGTATCGCATGACCTGCGCGCGCCGCTGCGCAGCATTGACGGTTTCAGCCTGGCATTGCTCGAAGACTGCGGCGACCAGTTGGACGAACACGGAAAGCATTACCTGCACAGTGTTAGGGAGTCGGCGCAACACATGGCGCAGCTCATCGACGGTCTACTGACGCTGTCGCGCGTTACCCGGCAGGATCTGCGGCGGGCCGGCGTGGACCTCACGGCATTGGCGCGCAAAATCACCGAGCGGCTGCGTGGCGCGCAGCCTGACCGGCCGATGGAGTGCGTCATTGCGGAGGGGTTGAGGGGCGAGGGCGATGCGCAACTCCTTGAAGTGGCGCTGGGGAACTTGCTCAGCAACGCCTGGAAGTTCACCGGCAAGCGCGAACGCGGCCGCATCGAGTTCGGAAGGCAGGAAGATGGCAACCGCAACGTCTTCTTCGTGCGTGACAACGGGGCGGGTTTCGATATGAATTATGCAACCAAGCTCTTCGGCGTGTTCCAACGCCTGCACACGGCGGCGGAATTCGAGGGAACGGGTGTCGGACTGGCCACCGTGCAGCGCGTTATCGATCGCCACGGCGGGCACGTATGGGCGGAAGGCGCGGTAGGGTCGGGCGCCACCTTTTACTTTACACTGGGCAACAAGGAGATCGCGTCATGA
- the flhD gene encoding flagellar transcriptional regulator FlhD — MNKDKLFDEIRDANLNYLLLAQSLIREDRDAAIYRLGVSDELAELLETLSPAQLMKIASSTTLLCRLRYDDRLILDMLVSHTKDKPMARTHAAILSASRPVEGLA, encoded by the coding sequence ATGAACAAAGACAAACTGTTCGATGAAATCCGCGACGCGAACCTCAACTATCTGCTGCTTGCGCAGAGTCTGATCCGGGAAGACCGCGACGCGGCGATCTACCGCCTGGGCGTCAGCGATGAACTGGCGGAACTGCTGGAGACGCTCAGTCCCGCGCAACTCATGAAAATCGCTTCGTCTACTACATTGCTCTGCCGCCTGCGTTATGACGACCGGCTTATCCTCGACATGCTGGTCAGCCATACCAAGGACAAGCCCATGGCGCGTACCCATGCGGCGATTCTGAGCGCCAGTCGCCCGGTAGAAGGCCTGGCCTGA
- a CDS encoding class I SAM-dependent methyltransferase, producing MSAATKPSRPAPTAYPSPLWRALASQVAGLISVILVGALWSLAVGTGIPTPLWTLLLSLCAGAMAAVLGLAWWWIVLNLVFAPAVAIGVAASLPPHWSAAALIALVLVYGGTQGTRVPLYLSNSAAVRALRDLVPTDRPLWFLDVGAGTGTVLAAIASSHSNVAVRGVERAPIPFLLAFLRAMFCRRRYRVRWGNLWSTDLSGHDVVYAYLSPAPMSSLWEKARREMRPGSLLVSFRFIIPGVVPARTIGAGSNCLYVWRLP from the coding sequence ATGTCCGCCGCGACCAAACCTTCCCGGCCTGCGCCCACGGCTTACCCGTCGCCATTGTGGCGCGCACTCGCATCACAAGTGGCTGGCTTGATTTCAGTCATCCTTGTCGGCGCGCTCTGGTCCCTGGCAGTCGGCACCGGAATCCCGACTCCGCTATGGACACTGCTGCTGTCGCTATGCGCCGGGGCAATGGCCGCCGTTCTTGGTCTGGCATGGTGGTGGATCGTGCTGAATCTGGTCTTCGCGCCTGCGGTGGCGATTGGCGTTGCCGCTTCGCTGCCGCCGCACTGGTCGGCCGCGGCACTGATTGCGCTGGTATTGGTATATGGCGGCACGCAAGGCACGCGCGTGCCGCTCTATCTCTCGAACTCCGCGGCGGTGCGCGCGCTCCGCGACCTGGTGCCGACGGACCGGCCGCTATGGTTTCTGGATGTTGGCGCCGGTACCGGAACAGTGCTCGCCGCCATCGCATCCAGCCATTCCAATGTTGCAGTCCGGGGCGTCGAGCGTGCCCCGATTCCTTTTTTACTGGCATTTCTGCGCGCCATGTTCTGTCGACGGCGCTATCGGGTCCGTTGGGGAAATTTGTGGTCGACCGATCTGTCGGGCCATGACGTCGTGTATGCCTACCTGTCCCCGGCGCCGATGTCGTCGCTATGGGAAAAGGCGCGCCGTGAAATGCGCCCCGGCTCGCTGCTGGTGAGTTTTCGTTTCATCATTCCCGGCGTTGTGCCTGCGAGGACGATCGGCGCCGGCAGCAACTGCCTTTACGTGTGGCGCTTGCCATGA
- the motB gene encoding flagellar motor protein MotB produces MSDESQRPIIIKRRKVTQGGAHGGAWKIAYADFVTAMMAFFLLMWLLGSTTRGELEGIADYFKNPLRLTTQGGSGAGDASSVIKGGGKDLTRRAGEMARGEIRDRKRPIDLKAARAELEKIEMARLEDLKGKLDAVIDANPALQIYRRQLLIDITTEGLRIQIVDEKNRPMFELGRAQLLPHTKDILHEIGKVLNDVPNRISLSGHTDATPYYGGERGYSNWELSTDRANASRRELIAGGMREDKVMRVVGLSSAVLFDKADPLNPINRRISVIVMKKRTEDTVSNDGQQVDVGQGEPPDPAALIPQAPMPQTAAPDAQPKQ; encoded by the coding sequence GTGTCAGACGAAAGCCAGCGACCGATCATCATCAAGCGCCGCAAGGTTACCCAGGGCGGCGCGCACGGCGGTGCCTGGAAGATCGCCTATGCCGACTTCGTCACGGCGATGATGGCGTTCTTTCTGCTCATGTGGTTGCTGGGATCGACCACCAGAGGCGAACTCGAAGGCATCGCGGATTATTTCAAGAATCCACTGCGACTGACCACACAGGGAGGCAGCGGCGCCGGGGACGCTTCAAGTGTGATCAAGGGCGGCGGCAAGGATCTCACCCGACGTGCGGGCGAGATGGCCCGCGGGGAGATTCGCGACCGCAAGCGCCCGATCGATCTCAAGGCGGCGCGGGCCGAGCTGGAGAAGATCGAAATGGCGCGGCTGGAAGATCTGAAAGGCAAGCTCGACGCCGTAATCGACGCCAATCCCGCGCTGCAGATTTATCGCCGGCAATTGCTGATAGACATCACGACCGAAGGTCTGCGCATCCAGATCGTCGATGAAAAGAACCGGCCGATGTTCGAACTCGGCCGGGCTCAACTGCTGCCGCATACCAAGGATATCCTGCACGAAATCGGCAAGGTATTGAATGACGTGCCGAATCGCATCAGCCTCTCCGGGCACACCGACGCAACCCCGTATTACGGCGGCGAGCGCGGGTACAGCAACTGGGAACTCTCGACGGATCGGGCCAATGCGTCCCGGCGCGAACTCATCGCGGGAGGGATGCGAGAGGACAAGGTCATGCGGGTGGTCGGCCTTTCATCCGCCGTGCTGTTCGACAAAGCCGATCCGCTCAATCCGATCAATCGCCGCATCAGTGTCATCGTCATGAAGAAACGCACCGAAGATACCGTGAGCAACGATGGCCAGCAGGTCGACGTCGGGCAGGGCGAACCGCCTGATCCGGCCGCGCTGATTCCTCAGGCACCGATGCCGCAGACGGCCGCACCGGACGCTCAACCGAAACAATAG
- a CDS encoding response regulator: MIEDRSILLVEDNPKDEELTLRALRKNGISNEIIVARDGVEALDFLFARGSHAKRDPNALPRLVLLDLKLPKVDGFEVMRQLRTHERTKLLPVVILTTSNEEQDRLAGYRNGANSYVRKPVDFNEFMEAVRQLGLYWLILNEAPPAPRES; this comes from the coding sequence ATGATCGAGGATCGATCGATTCTGCTCGTGGAGGACAATCCGAAGGACGAGGAATTGACGCTGCGGGCGCTGCGTAAAAATGGGATCTCCAACGAGATTATCGTGGCGCGCGATGGTGTCGAGGCACTGGACTTCCTGTTCGCGCGCGGTTCACACGCGAAACGCGATCCCAATGCGCTACCGCGGCTTGTACTGCTCGATCTCAAGCTGCCCAAAGTCGACGGGTTCGAGGTTATGCGGCAATTGCGCACTCACGAGCGCACCAAGCTGCTGCCAGTCGTGATCCTGACAACCTCCAATGAAGAGCAGGATCGCCTTGCCGGCTACCGTAACGGAGCCAACAGCTACGTGCGCAAGCCGGTTGATTTCAACGAGTTCATGGAGGCAGTACGCCAGCTCGGGCTCTACTGGCTGATTCTGAACGAAGCCCCGCCGGCGCCCCGGGAGTCTTAG
- the flhC gene encoding flagellar transcriptional regulator FlhC — protein sequence MAGKSIINEAHQIELAIELIELGARLQVLEVETSLSRERLLRLYKEVKGVSPPKGMLPFSTDWFVTWQPNIHASLFMEIQRFLLANTRTRGIAATIKAFKLYLEHASIDGMDPILTFTRAWTLQRYFDSRLLALKSCKKCAGRFVVNSLDLHSHYICGLCAPPSRAGKTRKAAVTAELVGSQS from the coding sequence ATGGCCGGCAAGAGCATCATCAACGAGGCGCATCAGATCGAGCTCGCCATCGAGCTGATCGAGCTTGGAGCAAGACTTCAGGTGCTGGAAGTCGAGACCTCGCTAAGTCGTGAGCGGCTGCTGCGCCTGTACAAGGAAGTCAAAGGCGTATCACCTCCCAAGGGCATGCTGCCTTTTTCGACGGACTGGTTCGTCACCTGGCAGCCGAACATCCATGCCTCCCTCTTCATGGAAATCCAGCGTTTCCTGCTCGCAAATACCCGAACACGCGGCATCGCGGCGACCATCAAGGCCTTCAAGCTTTACCTGGAACATGCGTCCATCGATGGAATGGACCCCATTCTTACGTTTACCCGCGCGTGGACGCTGCAGCGTTATTTCGATTCCAGGCTGCTCGCGCTGAAATCGTGCAAAAAATGCGCGGGCCGTTTCGTCGTCAACTCACTGGATCTGCATAGCCACTACATCTGCGGCCTTTGCGCGCCGCCTTCACGCGCCGGCAAGACACGTAAGGCCGCCGTTACCGCTGAACTCGTTGGTTCGCAATCCTAA
- the motA gene encoding flagellar motor stator protein MotA → MLVVIGYILVCLSVFGGFALGGGHLAALLQPIELLMIGGAALGAFFVGNSMKGIKATFRSIPSLFKGSRYGKVLYMQLMGLLYEVLAKVRKEGLMSIESDVENPKESPIFSKYSKILDDHHAVEFLTDYLRLMVSGNLNAFEIENLMDNEIETHHREGEMPVHIIQKLGDGLPAFGIVAAVMGVVHTMASVGLPPSELGMLIAHALVGTFLGILLAYGFVGPLSTLLEQKLHESSKPLECIKVTLLASLNGYAPALAVEFGRKVLFSTERPSFSELEDHVKQAKKK, encoded by the coding sequence ATGCTGGTCGTCATCGGCTACATTCTCGTCTGCCTGTCGGTCTTCGGCGGATTTGCTCTGGGAGGCGGCCATCTTGCCGCGCTCCTGCAGCCCATCGAGCTGCTGATGATCGGTGGCGCAGCTTTGGGGGCGTTCTTCGTCGGCAATTCGATGAAGGGCATCAAGGCCACATTCCGCAGCATACCGTCCCTGTTCAAGGGCTCGCGCTACGGCAAGGTGCTGTACATGCAGCTCATGGGATTGCTCTATGAGGTGCTGGCCAAGGTTCGCAAGGAAGGGCTGATGTCGATCGAATCGGATGTCGAAAATCCCAAGGAAAGCCCGATATTCTCCAAATATTCGAAGATTCTCGACGATCACCACGCCGTTGAGTTTCTGACCGATTATCTGAGGCTGATGGTCAGCGGCAATCTGAATGCCTTCGAAATCGAGAACCTGATGGACAATGAAATCGAGACCCATCATCGCGAAGGCGAGATGCCGGTGCACATAATCCAGAAATTGGGCGATGGGCTGCCGGCGTTCGGTATCGTCGCCGCCGTCATGGGCGTGGTGCACACCATGGCCTCGGTCGGCCTGCCCCCCTCGGAGTTGGGCATGCTGATCGCGCACGCGCTGGTCGGAACATTTCTGGGCATCCTGCTCGCTTATGGTTTCGTCGGCCCGCTTTCGACGTTGCTCGAGCAGAAGCTCCACGAATCGAGTAAACCGCTGGAATGCATCAAGGTCACGCTGCTGGCGAGCTTGAACGGCTATGCGCCCGCGCTGGCGGTCGAGTTCGGGCGCAAGGTGCTCTTCTCCACCGAGCGGCCTTCGTTTTCCGAGCTTGAGGATCACGTCAAGCAGGCCAAGAAAAAATAG
- a CDS encoding GGDEF domain-containing response regulator: MPRQSMRLLIVDDSPADVELLRFEFEREGYNPVSCRVETESDLRDALHTAEWDMVIADDSMPRLNSMQALNAVKKSGRDIPFIIYSGTMNHRNASVAMREGVQDYVVKGDFARLIPSVERELKNAAVRKAMKRAESHVYRLAYYDQLTGLPNRNYFCERVGEQLNAQPDMKAAVVFVDIDNFMRLNNSFGYTIGDVLMRQVASRMEECTGGKALLARLRGDEFVMFVAGTSDRSDIEVLMAAITRSFSRPFAHDSLEFDLAVSMGICMYPEDGQDATTLIANAEGVMSEAKAETGTSYKYYDRKTVELASCRVALEGSLRRAVERNELFLQYQPIADVRTGAILATEALVRWRHPEFGFMSPDKFIPIADETGLIISIGEWVLREACRQTRAWHDLGFRGLGISVNVSAVQFAQTQLLTQIKNALNYSGLAPQFLEVEITESVLMRDAEATASTLKALKDMGVCIAMDDFGTGYSSLSYLKRFPIDTLKIDKSFTQDICGNHDGSSIVSAIAALGRSLDLNLVAEGVETSEQREFLETQQCDRMQGYLLSKPLQSDHVARFLTDMTLGREA; this comes from the coding sequence ATGCCCCGGCAATCCATGCGCCTTCTAATCGTCGACGATTCTCCCGCCGACGTCGAACTCCTGCGTTTTGAATTCGAAAGAGAGGGCTATAACCCCGTCTCTTGTCGTGTGGAGACCGAGAGCGACCTGCGCGACGCATTGCATACTGCGGAGTGGGATATGGTCATCGCGGACGATTCCATGCCGCGCCTCAACTCGATGCAGGCGCTGAATGCAGTCAAAAAATCCGGACGCGATATTCCATTCATCATCTATTCCGGGACGATGAACCATCGCAACGCTTCGGTTGCGATGCGAGAGGGTGTGCAGGATTACGTGGTGAAGGGCGATTTTGCCAGACTGATTCCGTCGGTCGAGCGCGAGCTCAAAAACGCAGCCGTACGCAAAGCAATGAAGCGGGCGGAATCGCACGTCTATCGCCTGGCCTACTACGACCAACTAACCGGTCTGCCGAACCGCAATTATTTTTGTGAGCGCGTCGGCGAGCAACTCAACGCGCAGCCGGACATGAAAGCGGCAGTGGTATTCGTCGATATCGACAACTTCATGCGGCTCAACAACAGTTTCGGCTACACCATCGGCGATGTGTTGATGCGCCAAGTCGCCTCCCGTATGGAAGAATGTACCGGCGGAAAAGCACTCCTTGCCCGCCTGCGCGGAGATGAATTCGTGATGTTTGTCGCCGGAACATCGGATAGGTCTGACATCGAAGTCTTGATGGCCGCCATCACCCGCAGCTTCAGCCGGCCATTCGCTCACGATTCGCTGGAATTCGATCTTGCGGTGAGCATGGGCATCTGCATGTACCCTGAAGACGGTCAGGATGCCACGACGCTGATCGCCAACGCCGAGGGCGTAATGTCCGAGGCCAAGGCGGAGACGGGCACTTCTTACAAATATTACGACCGCAAAACGGTCGAATTGGCCTCCTGCCGCGTGGCACTGGAAGGGTCGCTGCGCCGCGCAGTGGAGCGCAACGAGTTATTCCTGCAGTACCAGCCCATCGCTGACGTGCGCACCGGGGCAATTCTGGCGACCGAAGCGCTGGTGCGCTGGAGGCATCCGGAGTTCGGCTTCATGTCCCCGGACAAATTTATCCCGATCGCGGACGAAACGGGACTCATCATTTCAATCGGTGAATGGGTATTGAGAGAAGCGTGTCGCCAGACTCGCGCCTGGCACGACCTGGGTTTCCGCGGCTTGGGCATCTCGGTAAACGTTTCAGCGGTCCAGTTCGCCCAAACCCAATTGCTCACCCAAATCAAGAACGCGCTCAACTATAGCGGCCTTGCGCCGCAGTTCCTCGAAGTCGAAATTACTGAAAGCGTCCTCATGCGCGATGCAGAAGCGACAGCCTCCACTTTAAAGGCGCTCAAAGACATGGGGGTGTGCATAGCCATGGACGATTTCGGGACCGGCTACTCCTCGCTTTCCTATCTGAAGCGTTTTCCGATCGACACCTTGAAGATAGATAAATCGTTTACCCAGGATATCTGCGGCAACCACGATGGCTCAAGCATCGTGTCCGCGATTGCAGCTCTTGGCCGGAGCCTGGACCTGAATCTGGTGGCGGAGGGCGTGGAGACGTCCGAACAGAGGGAGTTCCTGGAAACGCAGCAATGCGACCGCATGCAGGGCTATCTGTTGAGTAAGCCACTGCAGTCAGACCACGTTGCACGATTCCTTACCGACATGACGTTGGGAAGGGAGGCCTGA